The Kineothrix sp. MB12-C1 genome includes a window with the following:
- a CDS encoding DMT family transporter: MKKTAIGSSLLLFLAACIWGFAFVAQSVGMDHMGPLTFNGVRFLIGGIVLLPVIAMRQRKERMVSKPSFPFFLKGGICCGIVICSASIFQQMGIRHTTVGKSGFITTLYIIIVPILGLFFHKKVAGKVWGAAIIALVGLYMLCAGESFSIGKGEALTFVCAILFSVHILLIDYFSPKMDGIVLSCIQFLTAGSICIMGSFLLEQPTWSQLLSGIWPLLYAGVISCGIAYTLQVVAQKHVEPAIASLILSMESSVALLGGWLILGQALSPKELFGCALVFGAVILVQLPSRGKGEVRKWLEVRGEG; encoded by the coding sequence ATGAAAAAAACAGCAATAGGGAGCAGTCTGCTCTTATTTTTGGCAGCCTGTATCTGGGGCTTCGCATTTGTAGCACAAAGCGTTGGGATGGACCACATGGGGCCCCTTACCTTCAATGGTGTTCGCTTTCTCATAGGCGGTATCGTACTTTTACCGGTGATAGCGATGCGGCAGAGGAAGGAGAGGATGGTGTCGAAGCCCTCCTTTCCCTTTTTTCTTAAAGGCGGGATATGCTGCGGAATAGTGATTTGTTCAGCGTCTATTTTCCAGCAGATGGGAATTCGTCACACAACTGTAGGGAAATCAGGGTTTATAACCACATTATATATTATTATAGTGCCTATTTTGGGCTTGTTTTTCCATAAGAAAGTAGCAGGAAAAGTTTGGGGCGCTGCTATCATCGCCTTGGTGGGACTCTATATGCTCTGTGCAGGCGAGAGTTTTTCAATTGGAAAAGGAGAGGCCCTCACGTTCGTATGTGCCATTTTATTTTCCGTACATATCCTGCTTATAGACTATTTTTCACCTAAAATGGACGGAATCGTATTATCCTGCATTCAATTCCTGACGGCAGGAAGTATTTGTATTATGGGTAGCTTCCTTTTGGAACAGCCTACATGGAGCCAGCTTCTTTCCGGCATCTGGCCTCTTCTCTATGCAGGTGTAATATCCTGCGGTATTGCATATACCCTTCAAGTGGTGGCCCAGAAACATGTAGAACCTGCGATTGCTTCCCTTATTCTCAGTATGGAATCCTCGGTAGCTCTTTTGGGAGGCTGGCTTATCTTGGGACAGGCGCTATCACCTAAGGAACTCTTCGGCTGTGCCCTCGTGTTCGGTGCAGTGATTCTCGTACAGTTGCCGTCAAGGGGAAAAGGCGAGGTGAGAAAATGGCTAGAGGTAAGAGGGGAAGGGTGA
- a CDS encoding shikimate kinase encodes MNNIILTGMPGAGKSTIGVVLAKRLGYHFIDSDLVIQERTGKLLHQIIEENGIDGFVAVENEVNASLKMEKTILATGGSAVYGKEAMEHLKSIGTVIYLKLSYESIADRLGDLNERGVAVRDGQTLKDLYEERIPYYEKYADIVIDCEDKMIRDIVSEIALTIRGGETL; translated from the coding sequence ATGAATAATATTATTTTGACCGGTATGCCGGGGGCAGGGAAAAGTACGATAGGAGTCGTACTTGCCAAGCGTCTGGGATACCATTTTATTGATTCTGATTTGGTTATCCAAGAGCGCACAGGGAAGTTGCTTCATCAGATTATAGAGGAAAATGGAATTGATGGATTTGTTGCTGTGGAAAATGAAGTAAATGCCTCCCTCAAAATGGAAAAAACCATTCTTGCCACAGGCGGAAGCGCCGTTTATGGTAAGGAGGCTATGGAGCATCTAAAATCCATAGGAACGGTAATCTACTTAAAGCTTTCCTATGAATCCATCGCTGATAGATTAGGCGATTTAAATGAAAGGGGAGTAGCCGTGCGGGATGGACAGACACTTAAGGATCTGTATGAGGAAAGAATTCCTTATTATGAAAAATATGCGGATATTGTCATTGACTGCGAAGATAAAATGATTAGGGATATTGTAAGCGAGATTGCGCTTACAATAAGAGGTGGAGAGACATTATGA
- a CDS encoding ABC transporter substrate-binding protein, with product MRRMKISLLLTSALTAAMILIGCSNNSETAAVGNGEGKVYYLNFKPEVSEVWEEIAQAYEEETGISVKVQTAASGTYEQTLKSEMAKSGAPTLFQINGPIGYQNWKEYTMDLSEIDLYNTLLDKSLAITGVDEEGVYGLPYVVEGYGIIYNDEIMQRYFALSGKGTNISSMEEINSFAVLKEVVEDMTANKEALEIDGVFASTSLSPGEDWRWQTHLMNVSVYYEYQRDNVQDKAELDFGYNQNMKNIFDLYINNSCTEPSMLGAKSVDDSMSEFALGRVAMVQNGNWAWNQIKGVEGNIVSEENIKFLPIYTGVEGEEKQGLCVGTEGFLCINSKASEADRAATINFLTWVFQSEKGKDYVTNQLGFIAPFNTFEENETPSDPLAQEVIRSMSDENLYGVPWVYTTFPSQTFKDDLGADISEYTSGQKDWDTLVEETISEWKTEKAALSE from the coding sequence ATGAGAAGGATGAAGATTAGTTTGTTATTAACGTCGGCATTAACTGCGGCAATGATATTGATCGGATGTAGTAACAACAGCGAAACGGCAGCAGTAGGAAATGGTGAAGGTAAAGTATATTATCTGAATTTTAAGCCAGAAGTTTCAGAAGTTTGGGAAGAAATTGCTCAGGCTTATGAGGAGGAAACAGGAATAAGCGTTAAGGTGCAGACCGCAGCTTCAGGCACTTATGAACAGACCTTAAAATCCGAGATGGCAAAGAGTGGTGCGCCGACATTATTCCAGATTAATGGACCGATTGGATATCAGAATTGGAAAGAATATACGATGGATTTAAGTGAAATAGACCTTTATAATACACTGCTTGATAAAAGCCTGGCAATAACGGGAGTGGATGAAGAAGGTGTTTACGGACTTCCATATGTAGTAGAAGGATATGGAATAATATATAACGATGAAATTATGCAGAGATATTTTGCGCTTTCAGGAAAAGGAACGAATATTTCTTCTATGGAAGAAATTAATAGTTTCGCTGTTCTTAAAGAAGTAGTAGAAGATATGACAGCTAATAAGGAAGCCCTTGAAATTGATGGGGTCTTTGCATCCACGTCGTTAAGCCCTGGGGAAGATTGGAGATGGCAGACACATTTAATGAATGTTTCTGTTTACTATGAATATCAAAGGGATAATGTACAAGATAAGGCAGAACTTGATTTTGGATATAATCAAAATATGAAGAATATATTTGACTTATACATAAATAACTCCTGCACGGAACCTTCTATGCTTGGGGCAAAGTCGGTGGATGATTCCATGTCGGAATTTGCACTCGGCCGTGTAGCGATGGTTCAGAATGGTAATTGGGCATGGAACCAGATCAAGGGAGTAGAAGGTAATATAGTATCGGAAGAAAATATTAAGTTCTTACCCATTTATACGGGTGTAGAAGGTGAAGAAAAACAGGGACTTTGTGTTGGGACAGAAGGGTTCCTCTGTATCAACAGTAAGGCGAGCGAGGCTGATAGAGCGGCAACAATTAACTTCCTTACATGGGTATTCCAGTCTGAAAAAGGAAAAGACTATGTCACAAACCAGTTGGGATTTATTGCTCCGTTTAATACATTTGAAGAAAATGAAACACCAAGTGACCCATTAGCGCAAGAGGTAATAAGAAGTATGTCTGATGAGAATTTATATGGGGTCCCATGGGTATATACTACTTTTCCCAGTCAGACATTTAAGGATGATTTAGGGGCAGACATTTCAGAATATACTTCTGGACAGAAAGATTGGGATACATTAGTAGAGGAAACGATTTCTGAATGGAAAACTGAAAAAGCGGCATTGTCAGAGTAA